The following coding sequences lie in one Stigmatopora nigra isolate UIUO_SnigA chromosome 4, RoL_Snig_1.1, whole genome shotgun sequence genomic window:
- the LOC144195713 gene encoding shieldin complex subunit 3-like has protein sequence MTTADVVVHHRLEGSDGLSDLIATAEKLLEPFDRRPAHVFTPWFASPSSHPPPIRPAKDAPVIRAAESNLNLGGLGVSGPLAKPPPAPEKHSWNVLARSRGACGSRAVAVAGPSKSFSGAVSAHGLHPRQRSKWVIAQHNCGAARDIQQVWRTLNRVTRDGGLPTCNATIRRERAEIWVFCDVLYAEAVGRFLKERLRLCGGMALSVHKRGKVFTLG, from the exons ATGACGACGGCCGATGTCGTCGTACACCATCGTCTCGAAGGCTCCGACGGACTGAGTGATTTGATCGCAACCGCAGAAAAGCTGCTGGAGCCCTTCGACCGTCGGCCCGCCCACGTCTTCACCCCGTGGTTCGCGTCGCCGTCTTCGCACCCTCCGCCCATCAGGCCGGCGAAAGACGCTCCAGTCATCCGGGCGGCGGAGTCGAACCTTAACCTCGGCGGCCTGGGCGTCTCGGGCCCTTTGGCAAAGCCACCCCCCGCTCCAGAGAAGCACTCGTGGAACGTGTTGGCTCGCAGCAGGGGAGCGTGCGGGTCCAGGGCTGTGGCCGTGGCCGGACCGTCGAAAAGCTTCAGTGGCGCCGTGTCTGCGCACGGCCTGCACCCACGGCAGAGGTCCAAGTGGGTCATCGCGCAGCACAACTGTGGCGCCGCACGAGATATCCAACAG GTGTGGAGAACTCTGAACAGAGTCACCCGGGACGGGGGCCTGCCCACGTGCAACGCCACCATTCGGCGAGAGCGGGCCGAGATCTGGGTCTTCTGCGACGTGCTGTACGCGGAGGCGGTGGGCCGCTTCCTCAAGGAGCGTCTGCGGCTGTGCGGCGGCATGGCTTTGTCCGTGCACAAGCGCGGAAAGGTCTTCACTTTGGGCTGA
- the LOC144195049 gene encoding uncharacterized protein LOC144195049 isoform X1, translating to MLSIHNLIFGDFLSPSLPSSRATTFPAADPRPTRSRETAARLRRRRNDANKGNERIAWAAGVRPPVTVRASEASDVPGQHCVATGHAGIPRRHRGPPGRRRRDAVQGLGGAPQGQGHLGHREAGPDDVPASPRGRPAGGGGAGSAAPERRREDDGDADDDHADDGHADSRHHAALPQARQRTPPLQEAAHLQERRGPVGAPRGKAPDHPAVQVSRRSASGSRRAFQDGDGALALPPVLRRLGVPTGGIAFTFPSEPHLRKFRSRHLFLPLEQEKASRRSGRQPEEEDEDKDEEDPSLFWPELAKIGCNLGKMILRSDGVPGRTVVLPDGGPPAGSAATRLRSMFYDQ from the exons ATGCTTTCAATTCACAACTTGATCTTTGGAGACTTCTTGTCCCCTTCTTTGCCGTCCAGCCGAGCAACAACATTCCCGGCGGCCGACCCTCGCCCCAC GCGTTCCCGGGAGACAGCCGCTCGCCTTCGGCGGCGGCGCAATGACGCCAACAAAGGTAACGAAAGAATTGCGTGGGCCGCCGGCGTTAGGCCGCCCGTCACCGTACGGGCCTCAGAGGCGTCAGACGTCCCCGGGCAGCATTGTGTCGCAACGGGGCACGCCGGGATCCCCCGCCGCCATCGTG GCCCGCCTGGACGACGGCGGCGTGATGCTGTACAAGGACTTGGCGGCGCTCCCCAGGGACAAGGCCATCTTGGACATCGAGAGGCCGGACCTGATGACGTACCGGCCTCGCCGCGAGGGAGGCCCGCCGGAGGAGGCG GAGCGGGGAGCGCGGCCCCAGAAAGGCGCAGAGAGGACGACGGCGACGCGGACGACGACCACGCGGACGACGGCCACGCGGACTCCCGCCACCACGCGGCACTTCCACAGGCCCG CCAACGGACGCCACCTCTACAAGAAGCCGCCCATTTACAGGAGAG GCGCGGCCCCGTCGGCGCTCCCCGCGGGAAAGCGCCTGATCATCCAGCGGTCCAAGTTTCCCGCCGCTCGGCGTCCGGATCCCGACGCGCCTTCCAAGATGGAGACGGAGCGCTGGCCCTGCCCCCCGTCCTCCGCCGTCTTGG CGTTCCAACGGGGGGGATAGCTTTCACGTTCCCAAGTGAGCCGCATTTGAGGAAATTCCGGTCAAGGCATTTGTTCCTTCCTTTAGAGCAGGAGAAGGCCAGCCGCAGAAGTGGGCGTCAGCCggaggaagaggacgaggaCAAGGACGAGGAGGACCCAAGTCTGTTTTGGCCGGAACTGGCAAAG ATCGGCTGCAATTTGGGAAAGATGATCCTCCGGTCGGACGGCGTTCCCGGGAGGACCGTCGTCCTCCCGGACGGCGGCCCGCCCGCGGGTAGCGCGGCCACCCGCCTTCGCTCCATGTTTTACGACCAGTAG
- the LOC144194970 gene encoding serine/threonine-protein phosphatase 2A catalytic subunit beta isoform-like — protein sequence MELFKIGGKSPDTNYLFMGDYVDRGYYSVETVTLLVTLKVRFQERITILRGNHESRQITQVYGFYDECLRKYGNANVWKYFTDLFDYLPLTALVDGQIFCLHGGLSPSIDTLDHIRALDRLQEVPHEGPMCDLLWSDPDDRGGWGISPRGAGYTFGQDISETFNHANGLTLVSRAHQLVMEGYNWGHDKNVVTIFSAPNYCYRCGNQAAIMELDDTLKYSFLQFDPAPRRGEPHVTRRTPDYFL from the exons ATGGAGCTCTTCAAGATTGGCGGCAAGTCCCCCGACACCAACTACCTGTTCATGGGCGACTACGTGGACAGAGGCTACTACTCGGTGGAGACGGTCACGCTGCTCGTCACGCTAAAG GTGCGCTTTCAGGAGCGGATCACCATCCTGCGAGGCAACCACGAATCCCGGCAGATCACGCAAGTCTACGGCTTCTACGACGAGTGCCTGAGGAAGTACGGCAACGCCAACGTGTGGAAGTACTTCACAGACCTGTTTGACTACCTGCCGCTCACGGCTCTGGTCGACGGGCAG ATCTTCTGTCTCCACGGAGGCCTGTCGCCTTCTATTGACACCCTGGACCACATACGCGCTTTGGACCGCCTGCAGGAGGTTCCGCACGAG GGCCCGATGTGTGACCTGCTGTGGTCGGACCCCGACGACCGCGGCGGCTGGGGCATCTCCCCACGAGGCGCGGGCTACACTTTTGGTCAGGACATCTCCGAAACCTTCAACCACGCCAACGGCTTGACGTTGGTGTCCCGCGCCCATCAGCTGGTCATGGAG GGCTACAATTGGGGCCACGACAAGAACGTGGTGACCATTTTCAGTGCGCCCAACTACTGCTACCGCTGCGGGAACCAGGCAGCCATCATGGAACTGGATGACACCCTCAAGTACTCTTT CCTTCAGTTTGACCCGGCCCCTCGTCGCGGCGAGCCCCACGTGACCAGACGCACTCCCGACTACTTCCTGTGA
- the LOC144195049 gene encoding uncharacterized protein LOC144195049 isoform X2 — protein MLSIHNLIFGDFLSPSLPSSRATTFPAADPRPTRSRETAARLRRRRNDANKGNERIAWAAGVRPPVTVRASEASDVPGQHCVATGHAGIPRRHRGPPGRRRRDAVQGLGGAPQGQGHLGHREAGPDDVPASPRGRPAGGGGAGSAAPERRREDDGDADDDHADDGHADSRHHAALPQARQRTPPLQEAAHLQERRGPVGAPRGKAPDHPAVQVSRRSASGSRRAFQDGDGALALPPVLRRLGRRPAAEVGVSRRKRTRTRTRRTQVCFGRNWQRSAAIWER, from the exons ATGCTTTCAATTCACAACTTGATCTTTGGAGACTTCTTGTCCCCTTCTTTGCCGTCCAGCCGAGCAACAACATTCCCGGCGGCCGACCCTCGCCCCAC GCGTTCCCGGGAGACAGCCGCTCGCCTTCGGCGGCGGCGCAATGACGCCAACAAAGGTAACGAAAGAATTGCGTGGGCCGCCGGCGTTAGGCCGCCCGTCACCGTACGGGCCTCAGAGGCGTCAGACGTCCCCGGGCAGCATTGTGTCGCAACGGGGCACGCCGGGATCCCCCGCCGCCATCGTG GCCCGCCTGGACGACGGCGGCGTGATGCTGTACAAGGACTTGGCGGCGCTCCCCAGGGACAAGGCCATCTTGGACATCGAGAGGCCGGACCTGATGACGTACCGGCCTCGCCGCGAGGGAGGCCCGCCGGAGGAGGCG GAGCGGGGAGCGCGGCCCCAGAAAGGCGCAGAGAGGACGACGGCGACGCGGACGACGACCACGCGGACGACGGCCACGCGGACTCCCGCCACCACGCGGCACTTCCACAGGCCCG CCAACGGACGCCACCTCTACAAGAAGCCGCCCATTTACAGGAGAG GCGCGGCCCCGTCGGCGCTCCCCGCGGGAAAGCGCCTGATCATCCAGCGGTCCAAGTTTCCCGCCGCTCGGCGTCCGGATCCCGACGCGCCTTCCAAGATGGAGACGGAGCGCTGGCCCTGCCCCCCGTCCTCCGCCGTCTTGG GAGAAGGCCAGCCGCAGAAGTGGGCGTCAGCCggaggaagaggacgaggaCAAGGACGAGGAGGACCCAAGTCTGTTTTGGCCGGAACTGGCAAAG ATCGGCTGCAATTTGGGAAAGATGA
- the LOC144195049 gene encoding dematin-like isoform X3, translated as MTPTKVTKELRGPPALGRPSPYGPQRRQTSPGSIVSQRGTPGSPAAIVARLDDGGVMLYKDLAALPRDKAILDIERPDLMTYRPRREGGPPEEAERGARPQKGAERTTATRTTTTRTTATRTPATTRHFHRPANGRHLYKKPPIYRRGAAPSALPAGKRLIIQRSKFPAARRPDPDAPSKMETERWPCPPSSAVLEQEKASRRSGRQPEEEDEDKDEEDPSLFWPELAKIGCNLGKMILRSDGVPGRTVVLPDGGPPAGSAATRLRSMFYDQ; from the exons ATGACGCCAACAAAGGTAACGAAAGAATTGCGTGGGCCGCCGGCGTTAGGCCGCCCGTCACCGTACGGGCCTCAGAGGCGTCAGACGTCCCCGGGCAGCATTGTGTCGCAACGGGGCACGCCGGGATCCCCCGCCGCCATCGTG GCCCGCCTGGACGACGGCGGCGTGATGCTGTACAAGGACTTGGCGGCGCTCCCCAGGGACAAGGCCATCTTGGACATCGAGAGGCCGGACCTGATGACGTACCGGCCTCGCCGCGAGGGAGGCCCGCCGGAGGAGGCG GAGCGGGGAGCGCGGCCCCAGAAAGGCGCAGAGAGGACGACGGCGACGCGGACGACGACCACGCGGACGACGGCCACGCGGACTCCCGCCACCACGCGGCACTTCCACAGGCCCG CCAACGGACGCCACCTCTACAAGAAGCCGCCCATTTACAGGAGAG GCGCGGCCCCGTCGGCGCTCCCCGCGGGAAAGCGCCTGATCATCCAGCGGTCCAAGTTTCCCGCCGCTCGGCGTCCGGATCCCGACGCGCCTTCCAAGATGGAGACGGAGCGCTGGCCCTGCCCCCCGTCCTCCGCCGTCTTGG AGCAGGAGAAGGCCAGCCGCAGAAGTGGGCGTCAGCCggaggaagaggacgaggaCAAGGACGAGGAGGACCCAAGTCTGTTTTGGCCGGAACTGGCAAAG ATCGGCTGCAATTTGGGAAAGATGATCCTCCGGTCGGACGGCGTTCCCGGGAGGACCGTCGTCCTCCCGGACGGCGGCCCGCCCGCGGGTAGCGCGGCCACCCGCCTTCGCTCCATGTTTTACGACCAGTAG
- the LOC144195052 gene encoding signal recognition particle 19 kDa protein-like produces MAHLTQNPAEKERFICLYPVYINSKKSQAEGRRIPTEKGVENPSCAEIRDVLTAAGVNVLVEDKMHPREWNRDVQFRGRVRVQLKQEDGSLCHDKFSSRKDVMLYVSEMIPKLKSRTQKGGGGESGSQAGDGGKKSKKKKK; encoded by the exons atggccCATTTGACGCAGAACCCCGCCGAAAAGGAACG GTTCATCTGCCTTTATCCCGTCTACATCAACAGTAAGAAGAGCCAAGCTGAAGGGCGGAGAATCCCGACAGAGAAG GGCGTGGAGAACCCTTCGTGCGCCGAGATCCGTGACGTCTTGACCGCCGCTGGCGTCAACGTCCTGGTGGAG GACAAGATGCACCCCAGGGAGTGGAACCGCGACGTCCAGTTCCGAGGTCGAGTGAGAGTTCAGCTGAAGCAGGAGGACGGCAGCTTGTGCCACGATAAGTTCTCTTCGC GCAAAGATGTCATGTTGTACGTCTCGGAGATGATCCCCAAACTGAAGAGTCGAACGCAgaagggcggcggcggcgagagcGGCTCGCAAGCTGGCGACGGTGGCAAGAAgagcaaaaagaagaagaagtga
- the LOC144195051 gene encoding serine/threonine-protein phosphatase 2A catalytic subunit beta isoform, which translates to MEDKSFTKELDQWIEQLNECKQLSENQVRTLCEKAKEILTKESNVQEVRCPVTVCGDVHGQFHDLMELFKIGGKSPDTNYLFMGDYVDRGYYSVETVTLLVTLKVRFQERITILRGNHESRQITQVYGFYDECLRKYGNANVWKYFTDLFDYLPLTALVDGQIFCLHGGLSPSIDTLDHIRALDRLQEVPHEGPMCDLLWSDPDDRGGWGISPRGAGYTFGQDISETFNHANGLTLVSRAHQLVMEGYNWGHDKNVVTIFSAPNYCYRCGNQAAIMELDDTLKYSFLQFDPAPRRGEPHVTRRTPDYFL; encoded by the exons ATGGAAGACAAATCTTTTACGAAGGAGTTAGACCAGTGGATCGAACAGCTAAATGAGTGCAAGCAACTTTCGGAAAACCAAGTGAGGACACTCTGCGAGAAG gCCAAGGAAATTCTGACTAAGGAGTCCAACGTCCAGGAG GTGCGATGCCCGGTGACGGTGTGCGGCGATGTGCACGGCCAGTTCCACGACCTGATGGAGCTCTTCAAGATTGGCGGCAAGTCCCCCGACACCAACTACCTGTTCATGGGCGACTACGTGGACAGAGGCTACTACTCGGTGGAGACGGTCACGCTGCTCGTCACGCTAAAG GTGCGCTTTCAGGAGCGGATCACCATCCTGCGAGGCAACCACGAATCCCGGCAGATCACGCAAGTCTACGGCTTCTACGACGAGTGCCTGAGGAAGTACGGCAACGCCAACGTGTGGAAGTACTTCACAGACCTGTTTGACTACCTGCCGCTCACGGCTCTGGTCGACGGGCAG ATCTTCTGTCTCCACGGAGGCCTGTCGCCTTCTATTGACACCCTGGACCACATACGCGCTTTGGACCGCCTGCAGGAGGTTCCGCACGAG GGCCCGATGTGTGACCTGCTGTGGTCGGACCCCGACGACCGCGGCGGCTGGGGCATCTCCCCACGAGGCGCGGGCTACACTTTTGGTCAGGACATCTCCGAAACCTTCAACCACGCCAACGGCTTGACGTTGGTGTCCCGCGCCCATCAGCTGGTCATGGAG GGCTACAATTGGGGCCACGACAAGAACGTGGTGACCATTTTCAGTGCGCCCAACTACTGCTACCGCTGCGGGAACCAGGCAGCCATCATGGAACTGGATGACACCCTCAAGTACTCTTT CCTTCAGTTTGACCCGGCCCCTCGTCGCGGCGAGCCCCACGTGACCAGACGCACTCCCGACTACTTCCTGTGA
- the LOC144195049 gene encoding dematin-like isoform X4 produces the protein MTPTKVTKELRGPPALGRPSPYGPQRRQTSPGSIVSQRGTPGSPAAIVARLDDGGVMLYKDLAALPRDKAILDIERPDLMTYRPRREGGPPEEAERGARPQKGAERTTATRTTTTRTTATRTPATTRHFHRPANGRHLYKKPPIYRRGAAPSALPAGKRLIIQRSKFPAARRPDPDAPSKMETERWPCPPSSAVLGEGQPQKWASAGGRGRGQGRGGPKSVLAGTGKDRLQFGKDDPPVGRRSREDRRPPGRRPARG, from the exons ATGACGCCAACAAAGGTAACGAAAGAATTGCGTGGGCCGCCGGCGTTAGGCCGCCCGTCACCGTACGGGCCTCAGAGGCGTCAGACGTCCCCGGGCAGCATTGTGTCGCAACGGGGCACGCCGGGATCCCCCGCCGCCATCGTG GCCCGCCTGGACGACGGCGGCGTGATGCTGTACAAGGACTTGGCGGCGCTCCCCAGGGACAAGGCCATCTTGGACATCGAGAGGCCGGACCTGATGACGTACCGGCCTCGCCGCGAGGGAGGCCCGCCGGAGGAGGCG GAGCGGGGAGCGCGGCCCCAGAAAGGCGCAGAGAGGACGACGGCGACGCGGACGACGACCACGCGGACGACGGCCACGCGGACTCCCGCCACCACGCGGCACTTCCACAGGCCCG CCAACGGACGCCACCTCTACAAGAAGCCGCCCATTTACAGGAGAG GCGCGGCCCCGTCGGCGCTCCCCGCGGGAAAGCGCCTGATCATCCAGCGGTCCAAGTTTCCCGCCGCTCGGCGTCCGGATCCCGACGCGCCTTCCAAGATGGAGACGGAGCGCTGGCCCTGCCCCCCGTCCTCCGCCGTCTTGG GAGAAGGCCAGCCGCAGAAGTGGGCGTCAGCCggaggaagaggacgaggaCAAGGACGAGGAGGACCCAAGTCTGTTTTGGCCGGAACTGGCAAAG ATCGGCTGCAATTTGGGAAAGATGATCCTCCGGTCGGACGGCGTTCCCGGGAGGACCGTCGTCCTCCCGGACGGCGGCCCGCCCGCGGGTAG
- the LOC144195050 gene encoding radial spoke head 14 homolog produces the protein MTGVHLDPSRAPVAFGRLAIPELFARLVEPDAAERLRALASLCDVTHDPERLYQVVSEGFLDQLEVLLKDLDPAVRTRTCELLHLITSHNIGRQALLCSPLLARLSQLLDDPSPVCRTRAHRVMNSLALLPAGANALQALVPKLMLKLEDEQEEKEEEVQALLLSTLSCCSRLDARPALTHRGVTLIGRKLSHACSHIRREAAGAMMALSVPVEGKRQVCEAGVLPVLADLLRDRDVDVQANAAGAIMNTAVITTGKHQCLELDVLPVLLQLLSHREADGQEERRRKALVLYSLRALTSLAEAPDGRRRLLLRLPLLVGRSEAPEEDPDIRRAAWTAVNVVTWTP, from the exons ATGACGGGCGTTCATCTGGACCCGAGTCGGGCTCCGGTGGCCTTCGGGCGCCTAGCCATCCCTGAGCTCTTCGCCCGGCTGGTGGAACCCGACGCCGCCGAGAGGCTGCGCGCCCTCGCGTCCCTCTGCGACGTCACGCACGACCCGGAGAGACTTTACCAGGTGGTCAGTGAAG GGTTTCTGGACCAGTTGGAGGTTCTGTTGAAGGACCTGGATCCGGCCGTGAGGACCAGAACCTGCGAACTGCTGCATCTCATCACCAGTCACAACATCGGAAG ACAAGCCCTCCTGTGCTCGCCCCTACTGGCCCGTCTTTCTCAGCTGCTGGACGACCCGTCGCCCGTTTGCAGAACGCGAGCCCACCGCGTGATGAACAGCTTGGCGCTGCTGCCCGCGG GCGCCAACGCCCTCCAGGCTCTGGTTCCCAAGCTCATGCTCAAGCTGGAGGATGAGCaggaggagaaggaagaggaggTGCAGGCTCTCTTGCTGTCCACCCTCAGCTGCTGCTCGCGACTGGACGCCCGACCGGCGCTGACCCACCGCGGCGTCACCCTCATCGGACGCAAGCTCTCGCACGCCTGCTCCCACATCCGGAGAGAGGCGGCGGGAGCCATGATGGCGCTCAG CGTTCCCGTGGAGGGCAAACGTCAGGTGTGCGAGGCCGGCGTGCTCCCCGTCCTGGCCGACCTGCTGCGGGACCGGGACGTGGACGTGCAGGCCAACGCGGCGGGCGCCATCATGAACACGGCCGTCATCACCACAG GTAAGCATCAGTGCTTGGAGCTGGACGTCCTCCCGGTCCTGCTGCAACTCCTGTCGCATCGCGAGGCGGACGGCCAAGAGGAGCGGCGGCGCAAGGCCCTGGTCCTCTACTCGCTGCGAGCGCTCACCTCCTTGGCCGAGGCCCCCGACGGGCGCCGCCGTCTGCTGCTCCGCCTGCCGCTGCTGGTGGGGAGGAGCGAGGCGCCCGAGGAGGACCCCGACATCCGCCGGGCCGCTTGGACGGCCGTCAACGTGGTCACCTGGACGCCCTGA